The segment TCTTAGTGCCTTGAATATTGACGCAAGTAAAGCAGAAAATATCCAAGCAGAATTTGATAAATATGTTAAAGCTGATCAAATAATTAATTCTGATGCAGCTGTAGTAAAAGAAGATGGTGGATTCAGCATTGATATGAAAGCTGAATTAGCTAAGGACTTAAAAGATCGTCAGTTACCTCTTTATATTTGTGAAGTGAATGGTGAAACAAAATACATTTTACCAATGTCGGGTAATGGTCTGTGGAATATCCTTTGGGGTTATGTAGCATTAAATGATGATAAGAACACTATATATGGTGTTTTCTTTGATCATGCAGGAGAAACTCCTGGTTTAGGTGCTGAAATAGCTACACCAATGTTCCAGAATCATTTCAAAGACAAAATCATAATGAAAGATGGTTCTGTTGTGCTTAGTGTAGTTAAGAACGGTAAAGTACAACATGATGAATATGAAGTAGATGGTATTACTGGTGGTACAATTACATCACAAGGTGTAGATAAGATGATTAAAACCAGTCTTGGCCAATACAAAACATTTTTAAC is part of the Bacteroides coprosuis DSM 18011 genome and harbors:
- a CDS encoding NADH:ubiquinone oxidoreductase, subunit C (COGs: COG2869 Na+-transporting NADH:ubiquinone oxidoreductase subunit NqrC~InterPro IPR007329:IPR010204~KEGG: bfs:BF2067 Na(+)-translocating NADH-quinone reductase subunit C~PFAM: FMN-binding~SMART: FMN-binding~SPTR: Na+-translocating NADH-quinone reductase subunit C;~TIGRFAM: NADH:ubiquinone oxidoreductase, Na(+)-translocating, C subunit~IMG reference gene:2504106826~PFAM: FMN-binding domain~TIGRFAM: NADH:ubiquinone oxidoreductase, Na(+)-translocating, C subunit); this encodes MNTNSNTYTIIYASVMVVIVAFLLAFVSESLKSTQKKNEDFDKMKQILSALNIDASKAENIQAEFDKYVKADQIINSDAAVVKEDGGFSIDMKAELAKDLKDRQLPLYICEVNGETKYILPMSGNGLWNILWGYVALNDDKNTIYGVFFDHAGETPGLGAEIATPMFQNHFKDKIIMKDGSVVLSVVKNGKVQHDEYEVDGITGGTITSQGVDKMIKTSLGQYKTFLTK